GGACTAGGCGGCGGTGGCGGAACCCTAGGCACCGGAAGAGCAGACACAGGGGAAAATGAAGGGGAAAAACGGGGAAGAAGGGAGGAGAGTTAAGAGAGATTTCGAGGGAGAGATTTGGGAGAAAAGAGACTGTGACGAGAGAGAGACACCGGAGAGATTGGGGAGAGAGACGCGGCGGGGAAGGGTAAGGAACATGGGGGGTAGAATTAGGTTTAGGTATTatatgtatttttctttttaattttttttcttaatcCCGTTATTATCCTGTTTCGCACTGTAATTAACCATTTCAATAAATATTTTACGGGTAACAACCACCCGAAAATTTTATCAAAACAGATTTAAAATTCCCAagataattaaaactaattatcataaaaattttattattttaaaatcatttttgaaacgcaCATCCGACCCATATTTTACGATTTTAACGAATACACGTGCGGTTAAATGGAAGCCagaaaatttctgaaataattttaaaattcttgaaatattccaaacttaataaaataaaagtttcataatttttgaagcattctggaattaaatattgaatttatcattaaatggagtcagaaaatcatttaaagataaataatcaataaaatgttgatttctaaattttataaactcctaaaaataataaataaaattataaaccaacaaaaataattttaggagcaattttagcatttatgagaataaaaatcattttaaaatgaattaaattcacaAAGCTcaataattagttataaaattaatcttcgcgtctaACAATTAACAAACAATTGATAATACATCAacacacatagctgacagaatcatcacatattttatttatttaatatttcaaTAGTTATATTTACAGACCGGATCCGAAAATatgttacttagccgctaagtaactgaaaagacgatacgattttaataccagaattggataattatcaaaacaaagctttctataaaatattttatacgaaattaaggtaataatgtctcgccttttgagaatatggattcttatcgataaataaaatgatttgcgtatcaaAAATTTCACACTGGGACTCGtgcaggtcaaaccgtaccccgtatcgaaaaagtcaaaacatgaaaagtgttctgaattatcagattaggttaggaaggagttttcggaagagtttcgggttgtaaaaacgcaaaaacaattgaagtgggatgatttctgattctaaaaataaattttataattatggaaaataatcattataaattctataaaatccttataaaatcatatggtaatccaaaaattaccagaaaaataccaaaattatctatatttaattctcgataattaaaattaaaatatctacatttttatcagaaataaacatccaaatattaatatcaattatcaaataattcaccgaAATTCATGTAAAAATCACatactaattatttattgataaagagAAGTACATAATATTTCCTAGGCGTTACAGttatgatagatgctcatgataaggagaatctaaaagagaaattgatcttatttctcaatgatgaaaggacttatagactagctgatactgatgtactaaagaagtctgtcagagagcttcaacatattcactatcttctggaagtataatctgatgttacaagaagatggtcaaaatatattttgaaggctataagagatctactcagaatctctggtacaacGACTTTTCATTACattccaatgattactgaagatgatgaaagagaaattcctaggctgaagaattctgctaaggtggaagtaattctgaaaggaaattgcttatgttataatgaaaactcttcacatcctaaagttatcagacttggtgatggacttgaaagaacatccattcaagctctcagaacagccatttatcaaaatggtgatagtaaagaagaagaactgatgcaggtcaaagcatagttagttgaagttctgaggaaagctgaagataagctggtgaaggattttgttaagaattattatggattcagattgatccagtaaTGTTGGTACAGCTGGATATTCTGTAAGTTGTAATTGATAATCTTATTAAACTTTTATTGCATTttaacttaaatgtttttgacatcatcaaatctattaacttgtatattcttgcataatttacaagttgggggagattgttggatatatttgagatgtcatgtctaatatgtttcatgtttagttttcatatcttaacaaacatgaaatatcagttcttactgaaatcagtacttactggaagtcaagacttgaggtcatatcagaacttaagtacgagaggacttgCAGTTAAGGAAGGATGCTGATTagcagtagaagatcgagactaatacagaagaagatatgcaaggaaagagttagaggactagaagaattatataagatattttattgatatattttagtagacaaaattatattccatatcaattagaagttatcttgtaactgtttactatataaacacagacataggtttacactatatatgttatcattatcgagaagatcatacattataacctagcagctctcgtgatatttgttcatcactgagagagaacagttccattgtaacagagtttattatatcgaatacatctgttttctgttacttgtgttctaaatcgatttgattgtattaaacaatgtattcaacccccttctacaatgttgtgtgacctaacaaataaagtataattttgtgTTGTAGTTGTGAGTTTATGTGAATAAATAAAAGGTTAATTGATTTTGTAGTTAAATGTCACTGTTGTATAATAGTAACTGAGAGCGTAAAAtaactcgttccagtttgatgagtcagctaaggGGTTAAGCggtgttgtcgggccgtcaagttgAACGGGACCCGTAttaaaagggattaaagtatttaagAGTGCGAATGCGAATTATATTTGATAATCTTGTGTGTCTACATGATATTTGATGTATACGTGTTCATATTTGCGTTCAGTggtattttaaatgatttttataaGGATTTTATTAATCtttgattatttttataaatttatacgAATGCGATCTAGGTGCGAGATTTGCTTTATTATCTTTAAAATAGTTTATGGGACTTTTAAAAATAATggttggatttattttgatgatttgagtttttaaaatgattttataaaagtttaattttattatttggatttatttataaaatacataacaaataaattattcgcttaaaaaaatattttaagataTGAGAGAAGAGCTAATTTTATGCTTCttattttaaaaatgagatttgGTACATTTTCTGATTCTATAAAGAggttttatattttattaaagagagatttattgatttttagaataaagagagaaaagaaaataaGTTTCTTGATTTAAGTGGAAAGACTCTTTTTCCCCTGCTATTTCATTATATAAACACCCTCCCCCCGTTTTCCTTCCTCCTTTTTCcacccctctctctctctctctctctctctctcttttgcATACAACCTCAAAAACTAGTTGGATTTCAAAGATCTTACCATCAATTATCATCTTTTGCAATCCTCTACACTATACAcctttgcatgtaagtgtttgaTTGAGTTCAACGAAACCCTGTTTTAGAATTTATTCAAGAACATATCAAGAAGATCcaaatcgaacataaaccctaaaaattgaaaatcaaatatacgaattaaaacatgaaattgatagcaaaaacagaaagaacatatcaaaacctttgatttgggtacttgaatcactcgatttggtgcagaaatcagatcaaaatcaacGTTTGATTGTTCAACCCGAACCCGAATATCCGACCCGCACTTCAGagaattttgataatttttttgatttttaattattaataataattaaataaaaattaggctatttatagtaggtaaaatgatactcctaattaaaattaaggccataattatacatctaataaaattaattggcccctatctttataatttttgaatattaattataaatttttaaatattttaaatatagaatatatatgccaaaaattcccaaaaattgtgaataattcaaaaatacaaagaaatggtataaatgaaagtcctataattttataaaaataaaaacgtgATAATTGTGGGGGTTTTAATACCCAATGGGAcctggaaaaatcatttttcgcaaaacaaGAAAATctataaaatatctagatgttcagaataatgcgatggtataAGCCGTTCTAAGGAAAATAagaccaattattttatttgaaatatcaactaataaaacatagttcgggtcgtataacttttaaTACAGAGGCTTTGAATACGAAACAAAATTTCCTATAAATACCCGGAAAATTTCCTGACGATACTGAATACCAGTAGCACATAACAGTTAGGATTTTAtagctaattacacataaatgatataataaaacacataatttatctttattatgatataatacaagtgTAATTTGCCAGTCGTTACATGTACTTCCAGGATGAATCAAAAATCTTGTGCTTCATGTAAGATTTCATTCTTTAATTCCGCAACATTAGGAATCCGGATACGTGAACAAACTCTGTATATTCCTTTAACATCCTTTTGAGCTCTAACCTCTTCTCTTGTCAATTTATCCTTCTCGTGCTCTATCACTTGTTCCTGACAACGTCGAATCTTTTCTAAAATCTCTGGCTGAAACGCCATCGCGTACATCACTTCACTTGACATTTCCGGAATTTGTACCTCTATTTATAACTTCTCGAATTCCTTGATCAGTTCTTCGGATGAAGTTAACAGACTCGGTCTTTCCTTGcggcttagcgcatctgctacaacatttacCTTTCAGGGATGATAAATTATCGTATAATCATAGTCTTTgattaattccaaccatcttcttagtctcatgttcaattccttctgcgtaaagatgtatttcaagcttttgtgatccgtataaatttcacatttctctccatacaaatagtgtctccaaatcttaagagcaaacacaattgctgctaactccaaatcatgcgTAGAATatttttgctcgtgcggctttAATTTCCTTGACACATATGCTATCAGCTTTTTGTGCTGCATCAACGCATAACCTAATCCTTTATACGAAACATCGCTATATATCACGAATTCGCCTTTCTCACCAGGAAAAACCAATATTGGTAAAAAAACTAACCttttctttagctcttgaaagctttcttcatACTTATCTGTCCAAAAaaacttttcatttttccttgtCAACTTTGTCAAGGGAACTGCAATATAAGAGAAATCCtaaacgaatcgtcgataataacAAGCTAGTCCCAAAAAAAGCTTCTCACTTCCGTTGGagtccttggtctttcccaattcataatagcttcaatctttgcaaggtccactttgatccattcactattgactacatgtccaagaaactgaacttctttcaaccaaaactcacatttagaaaattTCGCATACAATTTCTTATTTCTCATAACTTCCAAAGCAATCCTTAAATGCTCCATATGCTCCACTTCTGACTTTAAATAAATCAATATGTCGTAGATAAAAACTATCACAAACTTATCCAGGTATTTCTAGAATACTCGATTCATAAGGTCCATAAAAGTAGTTGGCGTATTTTTCAatccaaacgccattaccaagaattcatagtgtccatatctcgttcgaaatgCCGTTTTAGGTATATCTTCCAccttaatctttaattgatgatatcctAATCTTAAATAGTTCTTCGAGAAACAAGTAGCTCCCTttagctgatcaaacaagtcatcaattcgtgaaagagggtacctattcttaatagtcaacttattcaattcacgataatcaatacataatctcatgcttccatttTTCTTCTTGACGAACAgcactggtgctccccacggggaaacactcggtcgaataactcctttgTCTAACAATTATTGCAATTGCGTcgctagttccttcatttcaatGGGCGCCATTGGATAATGggcttttgaaactggttctgtttcaggagccaaatcaatcatgAATTCAATCTCTCAATCTGGAGGTAGTCCCGGTAATTCATTAGGAAACACGTCAAGAAACTCTTTAACCACAGGAATGTCCTCAATATTTGTGGATTCCTTCTCTACATCCTTCACATGAGCCAAgtaagcttcgcatccttgtcgtaacaATCTTCTCATCTGAATTGCTATTAGAAACTTTTtatcttgcctctttcctttgaatatcactttAGCTCCATCCTTGGTTctcaatttcactttcttatttttATACTCGATTTGCGCATTGTGGTTTTCTAACCAATCCATTCCGAGAATAATGTCGAATTCTTCTAACTTAAacggaattaagtcagcagaaatgtgccgaccttctataacgATATCGCAATTTGGACAAATTCTATTGGCAGTAACACTTTCCTGATTTGCTACTTCTATAATCAAGTTAGATTCCAAAGGGTACACAACACACTTTAGTCTATCAACAACactttcagaaataaatgaaTTAGTAGCTACAGAATCCATTAATACTTTGGCTTCTACTGAATTTATagcaagcatacctgctaccacattCGTATCATGCACCGCATCTTTTATCGTCATATTAAACATCCATGCCCTTGGCTGAACTGTTTGTGCTGATGGAGGCggtggtccagcaatcctaagaacatttgGCTTCTgtacaggctccttgcaattccttgCCATATGGCCAACTTTACCACACTTAAAATAAGTCAACTCCAGCTTTCCCGAACTACTTGTGCATTCAGATGAATAATGTCCTTTttggttacacttgaaacacgTCACGTTGAGCTTATTGCATCTTCTGGGGTGCCTCTTTCCGCACATCTTACAATCCTGAATCTGGTGTCTATTGTCCTTTGCAGGTTGACCGGTTTTCTGAAAACGATTCTTTTGATTCCCATTTCCAGGCTTAA
This sequence is a window from Apium graveolens cultivar Ventura chromosome 9, ASM990537v1, whole genome shotgun sequence. Protein-coding genes within it:
- the LOC141685670 gene encoding uncharacterized protein LOC141685670, with protein sequence MARNCKEPVQKPNVLRIAGPPPPSAQTVQPRAWMFNMTIKDAVHDTNVVAGMLAINSVEAKVLMDSVATNSFISESVVDRLKCVVYPLESNLIIEVANQESVTANRICPNCDIVIEGRHISADLIPFKLEEFDIILGMDWLENHNAQIEYKNKKVKLRTKDGAKVIFKGKRQDKKFLIAIQMRRLLRQGCEAYLAHVKDVEKESTNIEDIPVVKEFLDVFPNELPGLPPD